A region of bacterium DNA encodes the following proteins:
- a CDS encoding response regulator — translation MVESIGTLMIIDDDEVDQMLYARVVERSGRVENLIQMEAADLALAFLQSDDCPVIDVILLDLRMPRMDGFEFLEALTAMGDAAAKVGVVVVVLTTSIHPSDRARAAQHPLVAEFWNKPLDEGMIVELCKLLD, via the coding sequence ATGGTCGAATCGATCGGCACCCTGATGATCATCGACGACGACGAGGTCGACCAGATGCTCTACGCGCGCGTCGTCGAGCGTTCGGGCCGCGTCGAGAACCTGATCCAGATGGAAGCGGCGGATCTCGCCCTGGCGTTTCTGCAGTCCGACGACTGCCCCGTGATCGACGTGATCCTGCTCGATCTACGGATGCCGCGGATGGACGGCTTCGAATTCCTCGAGGCGTTGACCGCCATGGGCGACGCCGCCGCGAAGGTCGGTGTGGTCGTCGTCGTACTCACGACTTCGATCCATCCGAGCGACCGAGCAAGGGCCGCCCAGCATCCCCTGGTCGCGGAGTTCTGGAACAAGCCGCTGGACGAAGGAATGATCGTCGAGCTGTGCAAGCTGCTCGACTGA